One Sagittula stellata E-37 genomic window carries:
- a CDS encoding phage tail tube protein: MARGRGERSAMAGVFESVEKTTPASGFVYLPYMTNGLARREGLLEDDIVGSRDPGDPDLDNPVCDGDIAIPIDVDATGFWLKALLGDPTTSEATGVYSHVFRSGAWSLPSMSLERQVPDVPSFEMFSGARANRLQIEMQRGGRLNGTVGVIAQGAATPTPATAAGTPGSFGEVPSRFMQREGVAKIDGAAAANVVGLSFEYNNNLDPVETITGDGFIGGLDPMRSACSGTMRLRFFSETLFAAAKAGTAQAISLEWTKSARASLVLALGRVKLSVPGRPIEGPGGIEAEFQWMAGREADGDPMLTATLVNEVETY; this comes from the coding sequence ATGGCGCGAGGAAGAGGTGAGCGCTCGGCCATGGCGGGCGTGTTCGAGAGCGTCGAGAAGACGACGCCTGCGAGCGGGTTCGTCTACCTGCCGTACATGACCAACGGGCTGGCGCGGCGCGAGGGCCTGCTGGAAGACGACATCGTCGGCAGCCGCGATCCCGGCGATCCGGATCTCGACAACCCGGTCTGTGACGGCGACATCGCGATCCCGATCGATGTCGACGCCACCGGCTTCTGGCTGAAGGCGTTGCTGGGCGATCCGACCACCAGCGAGGCCACGGGCGTCTACAGCCATGTGTTCCGGTCCGGGGCCTGGAGCCTGCCCAGCATGTCGCTGGAGCGGCAGGTGCCGGATGTGCCGTCGTTCGAGATGTTCTCGGGGGCGCGGGCGAACCGGCTGCAGATCGAGATGCAGCGCGGCGGGCGCTTGAACGGCACCGTCGGCGTCATTGCGCAGGGTGCGGCCACGCCGACACCGGCGACCGCGGCGGGGACGCCCGGCAGCTTCGGCGAGGTGCCGTCGCGCTTCATGCAGCGCGAGGGCGTGGCCAAGATCGACGGCGCGGCGGCCGCGAATGTTGTCGGCCTGTCGTTCGAGTACAACAACAATCTCGATCCGGTGGAGACGATCACCGGTGACGGGTTCATCGGCGGGCTCGACCCGATGCGGTCCGCCTGCAGCGGCACGATGCGGCTGCGCTTCTTCTCGGAGACGCTTTTTGCCGCGGCGAAGGCCGGGACGGCGCAGGCGATCTCGCTGGAGTGGACGAAGAGCGCGAGAGCCTCGCTGGTGCTGGCGCTTGGCCGGGTCAAGCTGTCGGTGCCGGGCCGCCCGATCGAAGGGCCGGGTGGCATCGAGGCCGAGTTCCAGTGGATGGCCGGGCGGGAGGCCGACGGCGACCCGATGCTGACCGCAACCCTTGTGAACGAAGTGGAGACCTACTGA
- a CDS encoding DUF7697 family protein encodes MVVEAPQTVEGQQVWDLAMHCGGQVRAVPGQVVGYDMTAVMAMGRAMGVPPMATAVLMPHIERAMTAALNDRSSEGGEA; translated from the coding sequence ATGGTGGTCGAGGCGCCGCAAACCGTGGAGGGGCAGCAGGTCTGGGACCTGGCGATGCATTGCGGCGGCCAGGTGCGCGCGGTGCCGGGCCAGGTGGTCGGCTACGACATGACGGCGGTCATGGCCATGGGGCGGGCGATGGGTGTGCCGCCGATGGCGACGGCCGTGCTGATGCCGCATATCGAGCGTGCCATGACGGCTGCGCTGAACGACCGATCGTCTGAAGGAGGGGAGGCGTGA
- a CDS encoding head-tail joining protein, translating to MNAFEAGLGVLHADANMAEDVTYTPLATGLAQTVRAIATAPDVEVGFGLAKVHASTVVLEVAVSAVENPRPGDVILWRGETRIVQGEPDQDVERLSWSLDTRPA from the coding sequence ATGAACGCCTTCGAAGCGGGTCTCGGTGTGCTCCATGCCGATGCGAACATGGCCGAGGACGTGACCTATACGCCGCTGGCCACCGGGCTGGCGCAAACGGTGCGGGCGATCGCCACGGCACCGGACGTGGAGGTGGGGTTCGGCTTGGCAAAGGTCCATGCGTCCACGGTCGTGCTCGAGGTTGCGGTCTCGGCGGTGGAGAATCCCCGGCCCGGGGACGTGATCCTGTGGCGGGGGGAGACGCGTATCGTTCAGGGTGAGCCGGACCAGGACGTCGAGAGACTGTCGTGGTCACTGGACACCCGTCCGGCATGA
- a CDS encoding DUF6950 family protein, with product MRLVYRIMHTWMATPFVWGQSDCCLGLADWHMLVKGGEDPAAALRGAYCDAVSCQQLCGWFTRPVEVIEDCLARVGGLPRVVAPEVGDVAVIVIPRKERPLPAGALWLGDCWGCKGPEGATTLSPTLVRPLACWGMDHAA from the coding sequence ATGAGACTTGTCTACCGGATCATGCATACCTGGATGGCCACGCCCTTTGTCTGGGGGCAGAGCGACTGCTGCCTCGGGCTGGCGGACTGGCACATGCTGGTGAAGGGCGGCGAGGATCCCGCGGCGGCGCTGCGCGGGGCGTATTGCGACGCGGTGTCCTGCCAGCAGCTCTGCGGCTGGTTCACCCGTCCCGTCGAGGTCATCGAGGATTGCCTGGCCCGTGTCGGGGGGCTGCCGCGGGTCGTGGCACCGGAGGTCGGCGACGTGGCGGTGATCGTCATCCCGCGCAAGGAGCGGCCCCTGCCGGCCGGGGCGCTCTGGCTGGGGGACTGCTGGGGCTGCAAGGGGCCGGAGGGGGCGACGACGCTGTCACCGACCCTGGTGCGGCCCTTGGCCTGTTGGGGGATGGACCATGCGGCGTAG
- a CDS encoding DUF6441 family protein has protein sequence MRLTVRPDVDVGEMMARDLERMERAHMGAMRSVARDLKSAWRQDIAAGGLGNRLGNTVRSESYPQGTNSLNAAALVWTKAPEIVAAHDEGATIGSRDGFWLAIPLEAAGRGRFGRRMTPLDFERRTGQRLRFVYRQNRRSALLVVDDARLTKRGQARRKGGRRRKDGVLTGAQTVPVFLLVPQVTLRKRTDLVPAAEAVTDRIPGLLAGWLEG, from the coding sequence ATGAGACTGACCGTTCGCCCGGACGTCGACGTGGGTGAGATGATGGCGCGGGACCTGGAGCGGATGGAACGCGCGCACATGGGGGCGATGCGGTCTGTCGCACGGGACCTCAAGTCCGCCTGGCGGCAGGACATCGCCGCGGGCGGATTGGGCAACCGGCTGGGCAACACCGTGCGGTCGGAGAGCTATCCGCAAGGCACCAACAGCCTCAACGCGGCGGCGCTGGTCTGGACGAAGGCGCCGGAGATCGTCGCGGCGCATGACGAGGGCGCGACGATCGGGTCGCGGGATGGGTTCTGGCTGGCCATTCCGCTGGAGGCGGCGGGACGGGGTCGGTTTGGCCGGCGGATGACGCCGCTCGACTTCGAGCGCCGGACGGGCCAGCGGCTGCGGTTTGTCTACCGGCAGAACCGCCGCTCGGCGCTTCTGGTGGTGGACGATGCCCGGCTGACGAAGCGTGGCCAGGCGCGCCGCAAGGGCGGGCGCCGGCGCAAGGATGGCGTGCTGACGGGTGCGCAGACCGTGCCGGTGTTCCTGCTGGTGCCGCAGGTGACGCTGCGCAAGCGCACCGACCTGGTGCCGGCGGCGGAGGCCGTCACCGACCGCATTCCCGGCCTGCTGGCCGGCTGGCTGGAGGGCTGA